One Streptomyces sp. SAI-135 DNA segment encodes these proteins:
- a CDS encoding DHA2 family efflux MFS transporter permease subunit: MSQQTAQATPTARRGGAVWALVITSVAGFMAALDNLVVTTALPSIREDLGGALHDLEWTVSAYTLTFAVLLMTGAALGDRFGRRRLFLAGLTVFTGASAAAALAPGIDSLIAARAVQGVGAAIMMPLTLTLLTAAVPAAKRGMAYGIWGAVNGLAVASGPLIGGSLTEHISWQWIFWLNVPLGLALLPLARLRLAESHGTGAPLDIPGTLLASGGLFGIVYGLVRGPSDGWTDSVVLLALFTGSALLAAFVLYSTRAKNPMLPMRLFRSRAFSGINAASLLMFLGMFGSIFLLSQYMQGVLGYSPTEAGLRMLPWTGMPMLVAPIAGILSDRIGGRPVVATGLFLQAAGLAYMASVVTVDASYSAQLPGLVLSGIGMALFFAPASNLVMSSVLPREQGIASGANNALREVGGALGIAVMASIFSSQGGYESGQSFVDGLRPALVTGAAVVALAGVATLAIPSRKRGVSGEPSSEEGLVLETLAG; this comes from the coding sequence ATGTCACAGCAAACAGCTCAGGCCACACCGACCGCACGGCGCGGGGGAGCCGTCTGGGCCCTCGTCATCACCAGCGTCGCCGGGTTCATGGCGGCCCTGGACAACCTCGTCGTCACCACCGCCCTGCCCTCCATCCGCGAGGACCTCGGCGGAGCGCTGCACGACCTCGAATGGACGGTCAGCGCCTACACGCTCACCTTCGCCGTCCTGCTGATGACCGGCGCGGCACTCGGCGACCGCTTCGGCCGTCGCCGTCTCTTCCTGGCCGGCCTCACGGTCTTCACCGGCGCGTCGGCGGCCGCGGCCCTGGCCCCCGGCATCGACTCCCTCATCGCCGCCCGCGCGGTCCAGGGCGTGGGCGCGGCGATCATGATGCCCCTGACGCTCACCCTCCTCACGGCGGCCGTGCCCGCCGCCAAGCGCGGGATGGCGTACGGCATCTGGGGCGCCGTCAACGGACTCGCGGTCGCCTCCGGGCCGCTGATCGGCGGCAGCCTCACCGAACACATCTCCTGGCAGTGGATCTTCTGGCTGAACGTCCCGCTCGGCCTCGCCCTCCTCCCTCTCGCCCGCCTGCGCCTCGCCGAGTCCCACGGCACCGGAGCGCCCCTCGACATCCCCGGCACCCTGCTGGCCAGCGGCGGTCTCTTCGGCATCGTCTACGGCCTGGTCCGCGGCCCGTCCGACGGCTGGACCGACTCCGTCGTGCTGCTCGCCCTGTTCACGGGGAGCGCGCTGCTCGCCGCGTTCGTCCTCTACAGCACGCGGGCCAAGAACCCCATGCTCCCGATGCGGCTGTTCCGCTCCCGTGCTTTCTCCGGCATCAACGCGGCGAGCCTCCTCATGTTCCTCGGCATGTTCGGCTCGATCTTCCTGCTCAGCCAGTACATGCAGGGCGTCCTCGGCTACTCGCCCACCGAGGCGGGCCTGCGGATGCTGCCCTGGACCGGCATGCCGATGCTCGTCGCGCCGATCGCGGGGATCCTCTCCGACCGCATCGGGGGCCGCCCGGTCGTCGCCACGGGGCTCTTCCTCCAGGCGGCGGGTCTCGCGTACATGGCGTCCGTGGTCACGGTCGACGCGTCCTACTCCGCGCAGCTGCCCGGTCTCGTCCTCAGCGGCATCGGCATGGCGCTGTTCTTCGCCCCCGCGTCCAACCTCGTGATGTCGAGCGTGCTGCCCAGGGAACAGGGCATCGCGTCCGGGGCGAACAACGCGCTGCGTGAGGTGGGCGGGGCGCTGGGCATCGCCGTCATGGCGTCCATCTTCTCCTCGCAGGGCGGGTACGAGAGCGGGCAGTCCTTCGTGGACGGGCTGCGGCCGGCGCTGGTCACCGGGGCGGCGGTGGTGGCGCTCGCGGGGGTTGCGACCCTGGCGATTCCCTCACGGAAGCGGGGGGTGTCGGGGGAGCCGTCCTCCGAAGAGGGGCTGGTGCTGGAGACTTTGGCCGGCTGA
- a CDS encoding amidohydrolase family protein, translating to MPDSQPQPPHSSSSSGAASSGRSPDAGLLLCGARLTDGRTVDVRLGGGRIEAVGTAGSLAGSPAGGGTRACGARVDLSGYLLLPAPAEPHAHSDTALSADAEGPVSPDPQDVQRRATEAALLQLGHGATALRAHVRVGDVQGLGALAAVLQARRSLRGLTELTAVAMPRVLTGVAGTEGLAMLRDALKMGASVVGGCPDLDPDPTGYAEAVLEVASEHGCPVDLHTDATDPARLARLAAMAGGLRPGVTLGPCAGLGRLPAEAVSRTADQLAAAGVAVVCLPQGGCAGVDGRGTAPVRLLRAAGVRLAAGSGALRDACNPVGRGDPLEAAYLLASRYGLRPEDAYDAVSTSARAVLGLPEVRVEAGFPAELLAVRGDRLDGALSLAYSRIVVHRGRVVARTSAVREYCNSAAAAESGLPRQGRGGVS from the coding sequence ATGCCCGACAGCCAGCCGCAGCCGCCCCACTCCTCGTCCTCGTCGGGTGCCGCGTCGTCGGGCCGGTCCCCGGATGCCGGCCTCCTGTTGTGCGGGGCGCGCCTCACCGACGGCAGGACCGTGGACGTACGGCTGGGCGGCGGGCGCATCGAGGCGGTCGGCACCGCCGGGAGCCTGGCCGGGAGTCCGGCCGGGGGCGGCACGCGCGCGTGCGGTGCGCGCGTGGACCTCAGCGGCTACCTGCTCCTGCCGGCCCCGGCCGAGCCGCACGCCCACAGCGACACCGCGCTGTCCGCCGACGCCGAGGGGCCGGTCTCCCCCGATCCCCAGGACGTCCAGCGCCGGGCCACGGAGGCCGCTCTCCTCCAGCTCGGGCACGGGGCGACCGCGCTGCGGGCCCACGTGCGCGTGGGCGACGTGCAGGGGCTGGGCGCGCTGGCCGCCGTACTCCAGGCGCGGCGGTCGCTGCGCGGGCTCACCGAACTGACGGCCGTGGCGATGCCCCGGGTGCTGACCGGGGTGGCCGGGACGGAGGGGCTCGCCATGCTGCGGGACGCGCTCAAGATGGGCGCGTCGGTGGTGGGCGGCTGTCCGGATCTCGACCCCGATCCGACCGGCTACGCGGAGGCGGTCCTGGAGGTCGCTTCCGAGCACGGCTGCCCCGTCGACCTGCACACCGACGCCACCGACCCGGCCCGGCTCGCCCGCCTCGCCGCCATGGCCGGAGGACTGCGGCCCGGCGTGACCCTCGGCCCCTGCGCGGGCCTCGGCCGGCTCCCCGCGGAGGCGGTCTCCCGTACGGCCGACCAACTCGCGGCGGCCGGAGTCGCCGTGGTGTGCCTGCCCCAGGGCGGCTGCGCGGGCGTGGACGGGCGGGGCACGGCTCCGGTACGGCTGCTGCGGGCGGCCGGAGTCCGGCTGGCCGCCGGCAGCGGCGCGCTGCGGGACGCCTGCAACCCCGTGGGCCGCGGGGACCCGTTGGAGGCCGCCTACCTGCTCGCCTCCCGGTACGGGCTGCGGCCGGAGGACGCCTACGACGCGGTGAGCACGTCGGCGCGCGCCGTGCTCGGCCTGCCCGAGGTCCGCGTGGAGGCGGGTTTCCCCGCCGAGTTGCTCGCCGTGCGCGGCGACCGCCTGGACGGGGCGCTCTCCCTGGCGTACAGCCGGATCGTGGTGCACCGGGGGCGCGTGGTGGCACGGACGAGCGCGGTGCGCGAGTACTGCAACTCGGCGGCGGCCGCGGAGTCGGGGCTGCCCCGGCAGGGACGGGGCGGGGTGTCGTAG
- a CDS encoding adenosine deaminase — MERVRDVSELPKAHLHLHFTGSMRPGTVLELADKYGVRLPEALVDALTSGEPPRLRATDERGWFRFQRLYDAARSCLREPEDIRRLVREAAEEDVRDGSGWLEIQVDPTSYAPRLGGLIPALEIILDAVETTSRETGLGMRVLVAANRMKHPLDARTLARLAVRYADRGVVGFGLSNDERRGMARDFDRAFHIAREGGLLSAPHGGELAGPSSVRDCLDDLDAHRIGHGVRAADDPRLLKRLADRQVTCEVCPASNVALGVYEKHEDVPLRRLFEAGVPMALGADDPLLFGSRLAAQYEIARRYHGFSDAELAELARQSVRASAAPEDVKAKLLSGVDDWLNHPVD; from the coding sequence ATGGAGCGTGTACGTGATGTCTCTGAGCTGCCGAAAGCCCATCTGCATCTGCACTTCACCGGATCGATGCGGCCGGGGACGGTTCTGGAACTGGCCGACAAGTACGGCGTACGACTGCCCGAGGCGCTGGTCGACGCACTGACCAGCGGAGAACCGCCGAGGCTGCGGGCCACGGACGAACGGGGCTGGTTCCGGTTCCAGCGGCTGTACGACGCGGCGCGCTCGTGCCTCAGGGAGCCCGAGGACATCCGGCGGCTGGTGCGGGAGGCCGCGGAGGAGGACGTCCGCGACGGGTCGGGGTGGCTGGAGATCCAGGTCGACCCGACGTCGTACGCGCCCCGGCTGGGCGGGCTGATCCCGGCGCTGGAGATCATCCTGGACGCGGTGGAGACGACCTCTCGGGAGACCGGGCTCGGCATGCGGGTGCTGGTCGCCGCGAACCGGATGAAGCACCCCCTGGACGCCCGCACCCTGGCCCGGCTGGCGGTGCGGTACGCGGACCGGGGTGTGGTCGGCTTCGGGCTCTCCAACGACGAACGCCGGGGCATGGCACGGGACTTCGACCGGGCCTTCCACATCGCGCGCGAGGGCGGACTGCTGTCGGCGCCGCACGGCGGCGAGCTGGCCGGTCCGTCGTCGGTACGGGACTGCCTCGACGACCTGGACGCGCACCGCATCGGTCACGGGGTGCGCGCGGCCGACGACCCCCGGCTGCTGAAGCGGCTGGCGGACCGGCAAGTGACGTGTGAGGTGTGCCCGGCCTCGAACGTGGCCCTCGGGGTCTACGAGAAGCACGAGGACGTGCCGCTGCGGCGGCTCTTCGAGGCCGGTGTGCCGATGGCGCTGGGCGCCGACGACCCGCTGCTGTTCGGGTCCCGGCTGGCAGCGCAGTACGAGATCGCGCGGCGGTATCACGGCTTCTCGGACGCGGAACTGGCGGAGCTGGCCCGGCAGTCGGTACGGGCCTCGGCGGCGCCGGAGGACGTGAAGGCGAAGCTGTTGTCGGGGGTGGACGACTGGCTGAACCACCCGGTCGACTGA
- a CDS encoding UDP-N-acetylmuramate dehydrogenase, which produces MQERHDAPLAPLTTFRLGGPATRLVTATTDAEVIEVVREADATGTPLLLIGGGSNLVIGDKGFDGTALVIATKGYELTGTHLALAAGEVWTDAVARTVDAGLAGIECLAGIPGSAGATPIQNVGAYGQEVSSTITEVIAYDRRTGETVTLTNDDCAFSYRHSRFKEDPARYVVLRVHFELEDADGLSAPIKYAETARTLGVETGDRVPLADARATVLRLRAGKGMVLDPADHDTWSAGSFFTNPILTAAQFAEFHARVKQHLGEDAEPPAYPAGDGRTKTSAAWLIDKAGFTKGYGTGRARISTKHTLALTNRGDATTEDLLALAREVVAGVRDTFGITLVNEPVTVGVSL; this is translated from the coding sequence GTGCAGGAACGACACGACGCCCCCCTCGCCCCCCTGACCACCTTCCGTCTCGGCGGCCCCGCCACCCGCCTCGTCACCGCGACGACCGACGCCGAGGTGATCGAGGTCGTCCGCGAGGCCGACGCGACCGGCACCCCGCTCCTCCTCATCGGCGGCGGCTCCAACCTCGTCATCGGCGACAAGGGCTTCGACGGCACCGCACTCGTCATCGCCACCAAGGGCTACGAACTCACCGGCACCCACCTCGCACTCGCCGCCGGCGAAGTCTGGACCGACGCCGTCGCACGCACCGTGGACGCCGGTCTCGCCGGGATCGAGTGCCTCGCCGGCATCCCCGGATCCGCGGGCGCGACCCCCATCCAGAACGTCGGCGCCTACGGCCAGGAGGTGTCCTCCACCATCACCGAGGTCATCGCCTACGACCGCCGCACCGGCGAGACCGTCACCCTCACCAACGACGACTGCGCCTTCTCCTACCGCCACAGCCGCTTCAAGGAGGACCCCGCCCGCTACGTCGTGCTGCGCGTCCACTTCGAGCTGGAGGACGCCGACGGCCTCTCCGCGCCGATCAAGTACGCCGAGACCGCCCGCACTCTCGGCGTGGAGACCGGCGACCGCGTCCCCCTCGCCGACGCCCGCGCGACCGTCCTGAGGCTGCGCGCCGGCAAGGGCATGGTCCTGGACCCCGCCGACCACGACACCTGGTCGGCGGGCTCCTTCTTCACCAACCCGATCCTCACGGCCGCCCAGTTCGCCGAGTTCCACGCGCGCGTGAAGCAGCACCTCGGCGAGGACGCCGAACCCCCCGCGTACCCCGCGGGCGACGGCCGCACCAAGACCTCCGCGGCCTGGCTCATCGACAAGGCCGGGTTCACCAAGGGCTACGGCACCGGCCGCGCCCGCATCTCCACCAAGCACACCCTCGCCCTCACCAACCGGGGCGACGCCACCACCGAGGACCTCCTCGCCCTGGCCCGGGAGGTCGTGGCGGGCGTACGCGACACTTTCGGCATCACGCTGGTCAACGAGCCGGTGACGGTGGGCGTCAGCCTGTAG
- a CDS encoding MaoC family dehydratase N-terminal domain-containing protein produces MALDQSFVGRTYPPTEPYEVGREKIREFAEAVGDTNPAYTDPEAAKALGHPDVVAPPTFVFSITFKAAGQVVQDPQLGLDYSRVVHGDQKFSYVRPVRAGDRLTVTSTIEAIKSMAGNDILDIRGEVHDEAGEHVVTAWTKLVARAAEGA; encoded by the coding sequence ATGGCGCTCGACCAGTCCTTCGTGGGGCGGACCTACCCGCCCACCGAGCCCTATGAGGTGGGCCGGGAGAAGATCCGCGAGTTCGCCGAGGCGGTGGGGGACACCAACCCCGCGTACACCGACCCGGAGGCCGCCAAGGCGCTCGGTCACCCCGACGTGGTCGCCCCGCCGACCTTCGTGTTCTCGATCACCTTCAAGGCCGCGGGACAGGTCGTGCAGGACCCGCAGCTCGGCCTGGACTACAGCCGCGTGGTGCACGGCGACCAGAAGTTCTCCTACGTCCGCCCCGTGCGCGCCGGTGACCGTCTGACCGTCACCTCCACCATCGAGGCGATCAAGTCCATGGCGGGCAACGACATCCTGGACATCCGCGGCGAGGTCCACGACGAGGCCGGCGAGCACGTCGTGACCGCCTGGACCAAGCTCGTCGCGCGCGCGGCCGAGGGGGCGTGA
- a CDS encoding NAD(P)H-binding protein produces the protein MRIVIAGGHGQIALRLERLLAARGDEVAGIIRRPEQGDDLRDAGAEPVVLDLESASVEDVAEALRGADAAVFAAGAGPGSGASRKDTVDKAAAVLFADAAVRAGVRRFLIVSSMGADPRHEGDEIFDVYLRAKGEADAHVRGLDTLDWTILRPGALTDDAGKGLVRLEAHTGRGPIPRDDVAAVLAELLDTPATAGLTLELVSGSTPVSVAVKSVAGN, from the coding sequence ATGCGCATTGTCATCGCTGGTGGTCATGGTCAGATCGCGTTGCGGCTGGAGCGGCTGCTCGCCGCGCGCGGGGACGAGGTCGCGGGGATCATCCGCCGCCCGGAACAGGGCGACGACCTGCGGGACGCCGGTGCCGAACCGGTCGTGCTGGACCTGGAGTCGGCCTCGGTCGAGGATGTGGCGGAGGCACTGCGGGGCGCGGACGCGGCGGTCTTCGCGGCGGGCGCGGGCCCCGGCAGCGGCGCGTCCCGCAAGGACACGGTGGACAAGGCCGCCGCGGTGCTGTTCGCGGACGCGGCGGTCCGGGCGGGCGTACGGCGCTTCCTGATCGTGTCCTCGATGGGCGCGGACCCGCGGCACGAGGGTGACGAGATCTTCGACGTGTACCTGCGTGCCAAGGGCGAGGCCGACGCGCATGTGCGTGGCCTGGACACCCTGGACTGGACGATCCTGCGCCCCGGCGCGCTCACGGACGACGCGGGCAAGGGCCTCGTCCGCCTGGAGGCGCACACCGGCCGCGGCCCGATCCCGCGCGACGACGTGGCGGCCGTCCTGGCGGAACTGCTGGACACACCCGCGACGGCCGGGCTGACGCTGGAGCTGGTGAGCGGTTCCACGCCGGTGTCGGTGGCGGTGAAGTCGGTGGCGGGCAACTGA
- a CDS encoding APC family permease, whose product MTHSGAELRRTLGVGDAVVIGLGSMIGAGIFAALGPAARAAGSGLLLGLAVAAVVAYCNATSSARLAALYPASGGTYVYGRERLGPFWGYLAGWSFVVGKTASCAAMALTVGAYVWPGQAHAVAVAAVVALTAVNYGGIQKSAWLTRAIVAVVLAVLASVVVVCLGSGASQAGRLDSGVSGGVGGVLQAAGLLFFAFAGYARIATLGEEVRDPARTIPRAIPLALGITLVVYAGVAVAVLSVLGADALGRADAPLTEAVRAAGVPGLVPVVRVGAAVAALGSLLALILGVSRTTLAMARDRHLPYALSAVHPRFQVPHRAELAVGAVVAVLAATVDVRGAIGFSSFGVLAYYAVANASAWTLGSAPASRVVPVVGLLGCVVLAFALPGVSVVVGAGVLAVGVVAYGVRKRWAGR is encoded by the coding sequence ATGACGCATTCCGGTGCCGAACTGCGGCGCACGCTGGGAGTAGGGGACGCCGTCGTCATCGGGCTCGGCTCCATGATCGGCGCGGGCATCTTCGCCGCTCTCGGGCCGGCAGCGCGCGCGGCCGGGTCCGGACTGCTGCTCGGACTCGCGGTCGCCGCCGTGGTCGCCTACTGCAACGCCACGTCCTCGGCGCGCCTGGCCGCCCTCTACCCGGCCTCCGGCGGCACCTATGTGTACGGCCGGGAGCGGCTCGGGCCGTTCTGGGGTTATCTCGCGGGCTGGTCGTTCGTGGTCGGGAAGACGGCCTCCTGTGCGGCGATGGCGCTGACGGTGGGTGCGTACGTCTGGCCGGGGCAGGCCCATGCCGTGGCGGTCGCGGCCGTGGTGGCGCTGACCGCGGTGAACTACGGCGGGATTCAGAAGTCCGCCTGGCTGACCCGGGCGATCGTGGCGGTGGTCCTCGCGGTCCTCGCTTCCGTGGTGGTCGTGTGTCTGGGGTCCGGGGCCTCGCAGGCCGGGCGGCTGGATTCCGGCGTGTCCGGCGGTGTGGGCGGGGTGCTGCAGGCGGCCGGCCTGCTGTTCTTCGCGTTCGCGGGGTACGCCCGTATCGCGACCCTCGGTGAGGAGGTACGGGATCCCGCGCGCACCATCCCCCGCGCGATCCCCCTGGCCCTGGGCATCACGCTGGTGGTGTACGCGGGTGTGGCGGTGGCCGTCCTTTCCGTGCTGGGCGCCGACGCCCTGGGCCGTGCGGACGCGCCGCTGACCGAGGCGGTGCGGGCGGCCGGGGTGCCCGGACTCGTGCCGGTGGTGCGGGTGGGTGCCGCCGTGGCCGCGCTCGGCTCGCTGCTCGCCCTGATTCTGGGCGTCTCCCGCACGACGCTGGCGATGGCCCGGGACCGGCATCTGCCGTACGCGCTCTCCGCCGTGCATCCCCGTTTCCAGGTGCCGCACCGGGCCGAGCTGGCCGTGGGTGCGGTGGTCGCGGTCCTCGCCGCCACGGTGGACGTACGGGGCGCGATCGGTTTCTCCTCCTTCGGTGTGCTCGCGTACTACGCGGTGGCCAACGCGTCGGCCTGGACGCTCGGTTCGGCTCCGGCGAGCCGTGTGGTGCCGGTGGTGGGACTGCTCGGGTGCGTGGTGCTGGCGTTCGCGCTGCCCGGGGTGTCGGTGGTCGTGGGCGCGGGGGTGCTGGCGGTCGGGGTGGTGGCGTACGGCGTACGGAAGCGGTGGGCGGGCCGGTAG
- a CDS encoding GlsB/YeaQ/YmgE family stress response membrane protein, whose protein sequence is MSIIGWIILGLLAGAIAKLLLPGRDPGGLIGTTLIGVAGAFIGGWISARWLDHPVSKSFYDGPTWAAAIGGSLVLLIAYRLLFGNSRD, encoded by the coding sequence ATGAGCATCATCGGCTGGATCATCCTGGGACTGCTGGCGGGAGCCATCGCCAAGCTCCTGCTGCCGGGCCGCGACCCGGGCGGCCTGATCGGGACCACCCTGATCGGCGTCGCGGGCGCGTTCATCGGCGGCTGGATATCCGCCCGTTGGCTGGACCACCCGGTCTCCAAGAGCTTCTACGACGGACCGACCTGGGCCGCGGCGATCGGTGGCTCCCTCGTGCTCCTGATCGCCTACCGACTCCTCTTCGGCAACTCGCGCGACTGA
- a CDS encoding pyridoxal phosphate-dependent aminotransferase: MSAATPPTERRVSARVGAISESATLAVDAKAKALKAAGRPVIGFGAGEPDFPTPDYIVQAAIEACSNPKYHRYTPAGGLPELKAAIAAKTLRDSGYEVDPSQILVTNGGKQAIYEAFAAILDPGDEVIVPAPYWTTYPESIRLAGGVPVEVVADETTGYRVSVEQLEAARTEKTKVVLFVSPSNPTGAVYSQADAEAIGRWAVEHGLWVLTDEIYEHLVYGDAKFTSLPALLPELRDKCVVVNGVAKTYAMTGWRVGWIIGPKDVVKAATNLQSHATSNVSNVAQVAALAAVSGNLDAVAEMRTAFDRRRKTIVRMLNEIDGVLCPEPEGAFYAYPSVKDLLGKEIRGKRPQDTVELAALILEEAEVAVVPGEAFGTPGYLRLSYALGDEDLVEGVSRIQKLLAEARD; encoded by the coding sequence ATGAGCGCTGCAACCCCTCCCACCGAGCGCCGGGTCTCCGCCCGAGTCGGCGCGATCTCCGAGTCCGCCACCCTCGCCGTGGACGCCAAGGCCAAGGCCCTCAAGGCCGCGGGGCGGCCGGTGATCGGCTTCGGCGCCGGTGAGCCGGACTTCCCGACCCCGGACTACATCGTCCAGGCCGCGATCGAGGCCTGCTCGAACCCGAAGTACCACCGCTACACGCCGGCCGGCGGCCTGCCCGAGCTGAAGGCCGCGATCGCCGCGAAGACGCTGCGCGACTCCGGCTACGAGGTCGACCCGTCCCAGATCCTGGTGACCAACGGCGGCAAGCAGGCGATCTACGAGGCCTTCGCCGCCATCCTCGACCCGGGCGACGAGGTCATCGTCCCGGCGCCGTACTGGACCACCTACCCGGAGTCGATCCGGCTGGCCGGCGGTGTCCCGGTGGAGGTCGTCGCCGACGAGACGACCGGCTACCGGGTCTCCGTCGAGCAGCTGGAGGCGGCCCGCACCGAGAAGACGAAGGTCGTCCTCTTCGTCTCCCCCTCCAACCCCACCGGCGCCGTCTACAGCCAGGCCGACGCCGAGGCGATCGGCCGCTGGGCCGTCGAGCACGGCCTGTGGGTGCTGACCGACGAGATCTACGAGCACCTCGTCTACGGCGACGCGAAGTTCACCTCGCTGCCCGCGCTCCTGCCCGAGCTGCGCGACAAGTGCGTCGTGGTCAACGGTGTCGCGAAGACGTACGCCATGACCGGCTGGCGGGTGGGCTGGATCATCGGCCCGAAGGACGTCGTCAAGGCCGCGACCAACCTCCAGTCGCACGCCACCTCCAACGTGTCGAACGTCGCGCAGGTCGCCGCCCTCGCCGCGGTCTCCGGCAACCTCGACGCGGTGGCGGAGATGCGCACGGCCTTCGACCGCCGGCGCAAGACGATCGTCCGGATGCTGAACGAGATCGACGGCGTGCTCTGCCCCGAGCCCGAGGGCGCGTTCTACGCCTACCCGTCGGTCAAGGACCTGCTCGGCAAGGAGATCCGCGGCAAGCGCCCGCAGGACACCGTCGAGCTGGCCGCGCTGATCCTGGAGGAGGCCGAGGTCGCGGTGGTCCCGGGCGAGGCCTTCGGCACGCCGGGCTATCTGCGGCTGTCGTACGCCCTGGGTGACGAGGACCTCGTCGAGGGCGTCAGCCGGATCCAGAAGCTGCTCGCGGAGGCGCGCGACTGA
- a CDS encoding MaoC family dehydratase translates to MTAKIAYGDVEVGTELPAGTFPVTRATLVQYAGASGDFNPIHWNEKFAKEVGLPDVIAHGMFTMAEAIRVVTDWVGDPGAVVEYGVRFTKPVVVPNDDQGAVIEVSAKVAAKLDDNTVRVDLTATSAGQKVLGMSRAVVRLA, encoded by the coding sequence ATGACGGCGAAGATCGCATACGGCGACGTCGAGGTCGGCACCGAGCTGCCGGCCGGGACCTTTCCCGTGACCCGCGCCACCCTCGTCCAGTACGCGGGCGCCTCCGGGGACTTCAACCCCATCCACTGGAACGAGAAGTTCGCCAAGGAGGTGGGCCTCCCGGACGTGATCGCGCACGGCATGTTCACCATGGCCGAGGCGATCCGCGTGGTCACCGACTGGGTCGGCGACCCGGGCGCGGTCGTGGAGTACGGCGTCCGCTTCACCAAGCCCGTCGTGGTTCCGAACGACGACCAGGGTGCCGTGATCGAGGTCAGCGCCAAGGTCGCGGCCAAGCTCGACGACAACACGGTCCGGGTCGACCTCACGGCGACCAGCGCCGGGCAGAAGGTGCTCGGGATGTCGCGGGCGGTCGTACGGCTGGCCTGA
- the rpmG gene encoding 50S ribosomal protein L33 has product MAATDVRPKITLACVECKERNYITKKNRRNNPDRLEMKKHCPRCNAHTAHRETR; this is encoded by the coding sequence GTGGCTGCCACCGACGTCCGCCCGAAGATCACGCTGGCCTGCGTGGAGTGCAAGGAGCGGAACTACATCACCAAGAAGAACCGGCGTAACAACCCGGACCGTCTTGAGATGAAGAAGCACTGCCCGCGTTGCAACGCGCACACCGCGCACCGCGAAACGCGATAA
- a CDS encoding YajQ family cyclic di-GMP-binding protein, which produces MADSSFDIVSKVERQEVDNALNQAAKEISQRYDFKGVGASISWSGDKILMEANSEDRVNAVLDVFQSKLIKRGISLKALDAGEPQLSGKEYKIFASIEEGISQDNAKKVAKIIRDEGPKGVKAQVQGDELRVSSKSRDDLQSVIALLKGKDFDFAIQFVNYR; this is translated from the coding sequence ATGGCCGACTCCAGTTTCGACATCGTCTCGAAGGTCGAGCGGCAGGAGGTCGACAACGCCCTCAACCAGGCCGCCAAGGAGATCTCCCAGCGCTACGACTTCAAGGGCGTGGGTGCCTCGATCTCGTGGTCCGGTGACAAGATCCTGATGGAGGCGAACTCCGAGGACCGGGTCAACGCCGTCCTCGACGTCTTCCAGTCCAAGCTGATCAAGCGCGGGATCTCGCTGAAGGCGCTCGACGCGGGCGAGCCGCAGCTCTCCGGCAAGGAGTACAAGATCTTCGCGTCGATCGAGGAGGGCATCTCCCAGGACAACGCCAAGAAGGTCGCGAAGATCATCCGCGACGAGGGCCCGAAGGGCGTGAAGGCCCAGGTCCAGGGCGACGAGCTGCGGGTCAGCTCGAAGAGCCGTGACGACCTGCAGTCCGTCATCGCCCTGCTGAAGGGCAAGGACTTCGACTTCGCGATCCAGTTCGTGAACTACCGGTGA
- a CDS encoding TetR/AcrR family transcriptional regulator — MSRMSAEERRESVIRAATIEFARGGYHGTSTEAIAKRVGVSQPYLFRLFPGKKAIFLAVAQRCVEDTIRTFQEASEGLRGEEAEHAMAEAYKRVIAERPEWLLMQMQMYVAVGAAEQEGDHEFGEAVRAGWMRLWDTVHLPLGADPGETTTFLAYGMLINCLVAMGFPPEHRVWEGMYPSAQLKGRPEH, encoded by the coding sequence ATGTCCAGGATGAGTGCAGAGGAGAGGCGCGAGAGCGTCATCCGCGCAGCGACGATCGAGTTCGCCCGCGGCGGCTACCACGGCACCTCGACCGAGGCGATCGCCAAGCGGGTCGGGGTCTCGCAGCCGTATCTCTTCCGGCTCTTCCCGGGGAAGAAGGCGATCTTCCTGGCGGTGGCACAGCGCTGCGTGGAGGACACCATCCGCACGTTCCAGGAGGCCTCGGAGGGGCTGCGGGGCGAAGAGGCCGAGCACGCCATGGCGGAGGCGTACAAGCGGGTCATCGCGGAGCGGCCCGAGTGGCTGCTGATGCAGATGCAGATGTACGTCGCGGTGGGGGCCGCCGAGCAGGAGGGCGACCACGAGTTCGGCGAGGCGGTGCGGGCCGGCTGGATGCGGCTGTGGGACACCGTCCACCTGCCGCTCGGCGCCGACCCCGGCGAGACGACGACCTTCCTCGCGTACGGGATGCTCATCAACTGCCTGGTGGCGATGGGCTTCCCGCCCGAACACCGGGTCTGGGAGGGCATGTACCCGTCGGCGCAGCTCAAGGGTCGACCGGAGCACTGA